One region of Syntrophobacter fumaroxidans MPOB genomic DNA includes:
- a CDS encoding clostripain-related cysteine peptidase has product MSRIRPRKWFLICAVLGFVFPSQIFAARIVSITTCESVEPSSMKAVGVRSRFTQDTREIHLLVQFEGLKAGSKVKGTWISVDAIKTPNYEIDSSESQFSKDGEGTAHFSLSRPNQGWPVGNYKVDLHLDGALLTSVPFAVAASPMAAPASSQSSPQSPSPKLVSLVSCEAVASPGLSPINVTDTFDATTPELHVLAKVEGAVPGTKLKGIWSVLGQPGGSDREINATEAEFGQEGGDTVHFLVEKPEGGWPAGNYRFDLYINGKTAGKIAFSVRGGDPARPPFSLDLGPERRDPQRIWTIAVYLDGDNDLEPFALKDLKEMERGISEEGVECIVFLDRAGGEGQVVRIRKDIAGSTKSEVITTAGEVNMADPQVLHTFLASVLKAFPAQHHALILWDHGGGWAAHLIDEKAPGAPKGRDKMTLPRLREAVAGALKDTGRQRIDIIGFDMCLMAQLEVACELSGLAEIMLASQAVEPGDGWPYDQILPYFGKGTMGARRLAAQIVESYGKYYGERKERVATLSAVDLGETDKLVSSLSDFARKMSESVPGAWPEVSRSLYYSEGYADRTDIRRKSGVLASVDLMDVLNRLRLSTPNFPAQKEYQDIVAIMDKAIIAKHASPRHRLSHGLAVYAPVRGAQFDPDYLQIRMSKTCAWQGMLSALHKAQEQQLSPPRVTDIRVVDAQTGNPVKGGKPGGGFKVEATVEGENILWVQYMQAVRDDKRNGFALLEKGYVYDPEFYKKKEGAVADVVDLIMPEFKGNRNKVSKEFIGRHLKVTDGRHAARATIDASSLSDLQHAAVPVALKRQGAEQCFATLFFNAVTWTVANVVAELPQKDGTVAYRQVKLQPEDEVTLLFEFISDDGKAGYVAGETLKWGKGLELVIDTDEPSNLTVAMRAESIAGQSSFATTQIKLEALTKEEQSFVENARKVKLKDLVGTWQWHGLKDGQWNSIPPFTEIAPSPSNPEVLIAKIQNPGDSSWKVTPMAVLLDTRLMPTLRLISFDDEGRPVEAMNFTMLVSRWDQGAPRMILKYLVPKGWLLLWAKRQAPQGTATGPAPGPGMTVPPPVPSQVQPPSPSASLAGLWYGPDREVLKMGESTYELYEFNMLEDKGVYEIRGKQLITRSAITGEVERFSFSLSGQQLTLRDSGGQTFRFRRKQ; this is encoded by the coding sequence ATGTCTCGTATACGCCCGAGAAAGTGGTTTCTGATCTGTGCCGTTCTGGGGTTCGTATTCCCTTCGCAGATTTTTGCGGCCAGGATTGTCTCCATCACAACCTGCGAAAGTGTCGAACCGTCGAGCATGAAAGCCGTGGGGGTGAGAAGTCGGTTCACGCAGGACACCCGCGAAATACATCTTCTGGTTCAGTTTGAAGGGCTCAAGGCCGGCAGCAAGGTGAAGGGAACATGGATTTCCGTGGATGCGATCAAGACCCCCAACTACGAAATTGACTCCTCGGAATCCCAGTTTTCGAAGGATGGAGAAGGTACCGCGCATTTTTCCCTCTCCAGGCCCAATCAAGGATGGCCCGTCGGGAACTACAAGGTGGATCTTCACCTTGACGGAGCCCTTTTGACGTCCGTACCCTTCGCTGTCGCGGCATCACCCATGGCCGCCCCGGCGTCTTCCCAATCCTCCCCTCAGTCACCTTCCCCCAAACTGGTTTCCCTTGTTTCATGCGAGGCCGTGGCAAGCCCGGGACTCAGCCCGATCAACGTCACCGACACCTTCGATGCCACAACCCCCGAGCTTCACGTGCTCGCAAAGGTTGAAGGCGCCGTTCCCGGGACGAAGCTCAAGGGAATCTGGAGCGTTCTGGGACAACCGGGGGGCTCCGACCGCGAGATCAACGCCACCGAGGCCGAATTCGGGCAGGAAGGCGGGGACACCGTGCATTTCCTGGTGGAAAAACCGGAGGGAGGATGGCCTGCGGGAAACTACAGATTCGACCTGTACATCAACGGCAAGACGGCGGGAAAGATTGCCTTCTCGGTCCGGGGGGGCGATCCGGCCAGGCCGCCTTTCAGCCTCGATCTGGGCCCCGAACGCAGAGACCCGCAACGAATCTGGACCATAGCCGTGTATCTGGACGGAGATAACGATCTCGAACCCTTCGCCCTGAAGGACTTGAAGGAAATGGAGCGCGGAATTTCCGAAGAAGGCGTCGAATGCATCGTGTTTCTGGATCGCGCCGGGGGGGAAGGCCAGGTCGTGCGAATCCGCAAGGACATTGCGGGCTCCACCAAATCGGAGGTCATCACGACCGCCGGTGAAGTGAACATGGCGGATCCCCAGGTTCTCCACACCTTTTTGGCCTCGGTGCTCAAGGCCTTTCCCGCACAGCATCACGCGCTGATTCTGTGGGATCACGGCGGGGGCTGGGCCGCCCACCTCATCGACGAAAAGGCGCCGGGCGCCCCCAAAGGCCGCGACAAAATGACGCTCCCAAGACTGAGGGAGGCCGTCGCGGGGGCACTGAAGGACACCGGCCGACAACGGATCGATATCATTGGGTTTGACATGTGCCTCATGGCCCAGCTCGAAGTGGCCTGCGAGCTCTCGGGACTTGCCGAAATCATGTTGGCATCGCAGGCTGTGGAACCCGGGGACGGCTGGCCCTATGACCAGATACTGCCCTATTTCGGGAAGGGAACCATGGGCGCCAGGCGGTTGGCCGCTCAGATCGTCGAAAGTTACGGAAAGTATTACGGAGAGCGCAAAGAGCGTGTTGCCACGCTCTCAGCCGTGGATCTCGGCGAGACGGACAAGCTGGTGAGCTCTCTGAGCGACTTTGCGCGAAAGATGTCGGAATCGGTTCCGGGTGCATGGCCGGAGGTCTCGCGGTCCTTATACTATTCGGAGGGATACGCCGACCGGACGGACATTCGCAGGAAGTCAGGAGTGCTTGCGAGTGTGGACCTGATGGATGTATTGAACCGCCTTCGCCTTTCAACCCCCAACTTTCCTGCACAGAAGGAATACCAGGACATCGTCGCGATCATGGACAAGGCCATTATCGCAAAACATGCCTCGCCCCGCCACCGGCTCAGTCACGGACTCGCCGTATACGCTCCCGTACGGGGCGCTCAATTCGATCCCGACTATCTGCAAATCCGGATGAGCAAGACCTGTGCGTGGCAGGGCATGTTGTCCGCCCTCCATAAAGCTCAGGAACAGCAGCTCTCCCCTCCCAGGGTCACCGATATCCGGGTTGTGGACGCTCAAACAGGCAACCCTGTGAAGGGAGGTAAACCGGGCGGGGGGTTCAAGGTTGAGGCGACCGTGGAAGGGGAAAATATCCTGTGGGTGCAATACATGCAGGCGGTCAGAGACGACAAAAGAAACGGCTTTGCCCTTCTCGAGAAAGGCTATGTGTACGATCCCGAATTCTACAAGAAGAAGGAGGGGGCCGTGGCCGATGTGGTGGACTTGATCATGCCCGAGTTCAAGGGCAATCGCAACAAGGTGTCGAAGGAATTCATCGGGCGGCATCTGAAAGTGACCGACGGGCGGCATGCAGCCCGGGCCACCATCGACGCCTCGAGCCTTTCCGACCTCCAGCATGCCGCGGTCCCCGTCGCTCTGAAACGGCAGGGAGCGGAACAGTGTTTTGCGACCCTGTTTTTCAACGCCGTCACCTGGACGGTCGCGAATGTGGTCGCCGAGCTGCCTCAAAAGGACGGAACCGTGGCGTATCGTCAAGTCAAGCTGCAACCCGAAGATGAGGTCACTTTGCTCTTCGAGTTCATCTCCGACGACGGCAAGGCCGGCTATGTGGCCGGGGAGACGTTGAAGTGGGGAAAGGGGCTCGAGCTTGTCATCGACACCGATGAACCGTCCAACCTGACGGTGGCGATGCGGGCGGAATCCATAGCGGGACAGTCGTCGTTCGCCACCACGCAAATCAAGCTGGAAGCATTGACCAAAGAGGAGCAATCCTTCGTGGAGAACGCTCGAAAGGTCAAACTCAAGGACCTCGTCGGGACCTGGCAATGGCACGGGTTGAAAGACGGGCAGTGGAACTCGATCCCGCCGTTCACCGAGATTGCGCCATCCCCTTCCAACCCGGAAGTTCTGATCGCCAAGATACAAAACCCGGGCGATTCCAGCTGGAAAGTCACGCCCATGGCGGTTCTTCTCGACACACGGCTGATGCCGACTCTGAGGCTCATCTCCTTCGATGACGAGGGCCGGCCGGTCGAGGCGATGAACTTCACGATGCTCGTGTCGCGATGGGACCAGGGCGCACCAAGAATGATCCTCAAATACCTGGTCCCGAAAGGCTGGCTCCTTCTCTGGGCGAAGCGGCAGGCTCCGCAAGGCACAGCCACCGGGCCGGCTCCCGGACCCGGCATGACGGTCCCTCCTCCCGTTCCTTCCCAGGTCCAGCCGCCCTCACCGAGCGCATCTCTCGCCGGCCTGTGGTACGGCCCCGACAGAGAAGTCCTGAAGATGGGCGAGTCCACCTATGAGCTTTATGAGTTCAACATGCTGGAGGACAAGGGGGTTTATGAGATCCGCGGGAAGCAGTTGATCACCAGAAGCGCGATAACCGGGGAGGTGGAACGCTTCAGTTTCAGCCTGTCGGGTCAACAGTTGACCCTGAGAGACTCAGGAGGCCAGACGTTCCGGTTCCGCAGAAAGCAGTAG
- a CDS encoding ComEA family DNA-binding protein, giving the protein MIPSRGTLARRCTGCVVAVIFLMAGFICGVPTLHAQMQKSTVAPSQTPSPSGTGAAAVKKPAQAPKLAPGEKVNINTASKEKLAALPRIGPAKAQAIIAGRPYSKPEDIMKVKGIKKGTYEKIKDLITVQ; this is encoded by the coding sequence ATGATACCGAGTAGAGGTACTTTAGCCCGCCGTTGCACGGGCTGCGTCGTGGCTGTGATTTTCCTCATGGCCGGTTTCATCTGCGGCGTTCCGACGCTTCATGCGCAGATGCAGAAAAGCACGGTCGCGCCTTCGCAGACTCCCTCACCTTCGGGAACAGGAGCCGCGGCAGTGAAGAAACCGGCGCAGGCCCCCAAGCTTGCACCGGGAGAAAAGGTCAATATCAACACCGCGAGCAAGGAGAAACTGGCGGCGCTTCCGCGGATCGGCCCCGCAAAGGCGCAGGCCATCATCGCCGGGCGCCCCTATTCGAAACCCGAGGACATCATGAAGGTCAAGGGAATCAAGAAGGGGACTTACGAGAAGATCAAGGATCTCATCACCGTTCAATAG
- the ypfJ gene encoding KPN_02809 family neutral zinc metallopeptidase, with protein MRWEDEERSENVEDRRGVPASRGFVGGGIGTIIIVLVALYFGIDPSMLLQTSQQSAPPYVTQQRQQPYGGQDRMAQFVSVVLADTEKTWHGIFRQYGKTYREPKLVLFTDAVDSACGFAQAATGPFYCPGDQKVYIDLGFFEEMKNRFQAPGDFAQAYVIAHEVGHHVQNLLGIAEKVQSTMRRASKAQANRLSVRMELQADCYAGVWGYYADRSRGLLETGDLEEALGAASAIGDDRIMRRTSGTVVPDAFTHGTSAQRVRWFRRGFETGDVKQCNTFEEKSL; from the coding sequence ATGCGGTGGGAAGATGAGGAACGAAGCGAAAACGTGGAAGACCGGCGAGGAGTCCCCGCTTCTCGCGGGTTCGTGGGGGGCGGAATCGGCACGATCATCATTGTGCTCGTGGCTCTCTATTTCGGCATCGACCCGTCCATGCTCCTGCAAACCTCACAGCAGAGCGCTCCCCCTTACGTAACGCAACAACGGCAACAACCTTACGGAGGGCAGGACCGGATGGCCCAGTTCGTCTCCGTGGTGCTTGCCGATACCGAAAAAACCTGGCACGGCATCTTCCGACAATACGGGAAGACTTACAGGGAGCCCAAGCTCGTCCTGTTCACCGACGCGGTGGACTCCGCCTGCGGCTTTGCCCAGGCGGCCACCGGGCCGTTCTACTGTCCCGGAGACCAGAAGGTTTACATCGACCTCGGTTTTTTCGAGGAAATGAAGAATCGCTTCCAGGCACCGGGCGATTTCGCCCAGGCTTATGTGATCGCGCACGAAGTCGGCCACCACGTGCAGAACCTGCTGGGGATCGCTGAAAAGGTTCAGTCCACGATGCGGCGCGCGAGCAAGGCGCAGGCCAACCGCCTGTCGGTCAGGATGGAGCTGCAGGCCGACTGCTATGCCGGTGTCTGGGGATACTATGCGGACAGGTCTCGAGGGCTTTTGGAGACGGGGGACCTGGAAGAGGCGCTGGGTGCCGCCAGCGCCATCGGCGATGACCGGATCATGCGACGGACCAGCGGCACGGTCGTCCCGGACGCCTTCACGCACGGAACATCGGCTCAAAGGGTGAGATGGTTCCGGCGGGGTTTTGAGACGGGGGACGTCAAGCAGTGCAACACTTTCGAGGAGAAATCGCTGTAG
- a CDS encoding tellurite resistance TerB family protein yields the protein MSLSEILGSVIQAGMTSSSHDRLKNSLGESGGGGLLESLSSMLGGAGGGLGAGLGGLGGLLGSVLGDVEKTVGGKQNLALGGLGALAGALLGGGRGSMGGALGGGLMALLGAMAYKVLKGSGTETSGVPIGLAEPKTEAERQGLEQHAELLLKAMINAAKADGQIDESEVQRIVGKLQEDGIDRNEQQFMIMEMQKPMETQQLIAAVGGRPDVAAQVYAASLFAIEVDTPGEKEYLNQLEAGLGLTPEVTQQIREFVGVHPA from the coding sequence ATGAGTCTCAGCGAAATATTGGGTTCCGTCATCCAGGCGGGGATGACTTCGTCGTCTCACGACCGGTTGAAGAATTCGCTTGGCGAAAGTGGGGGCGGCGGCTTGCTGGAGAGTCTTTCTTCGATGCTCGGTGGTGCCGGAGGCGGACTCGGCGCAGGCTTGGGAGGTTTGGGCGGTCTGCTGGGAAGTGTCCTGGGCGACGTCGAAAAAACCGTCGGCGGAAAGCAGAATCTCGCTCTCGGTGGACTTGGAGCGCTTGCCGGCGCGCTTTTGGGAGGTGGACGCGGTTCCATGGGGGGAGCCCTGGGCGGTGGGTTGATGGCGCTCCTCGGGGCCATGGCCTACAAAGTCTTGAAAGGCAGCGGCACTGAAACCTCCGGCGTGCCGATTGGATTGGCGGAACCGAAAACCGAGGCCGAACGGCAGGGGCTGGAGCAGCACGCCGAGCTGCTTCTGAAGGCCATGATCAATGCGGCCAAGGCGGATGGGCAGATCGATGAGAGCGAAGTGCAGCGCATCGTCGGCAAATTGCAGGAAGACGGCATAGACCGGAACGAGCAACAATTCATGATCATGGAGATGCAGAAGCCGATGGAGACGCAACAACTGATCGCCGCCGTCGGGGGGCGCCCGGACGTTGCGGCTCAGGTCTATGCGGCTTCGCTGTTTGCCATCGAGGTGGACACTCCCGGGGAGAAGGAGTATCTCAATCAACTGGAGGCCGGGTTGGGGCTGACACCGGAGGTGACGCAGCAGATTCGTGAGTTTGTCGGGGTGCATCCGGCATAA
- the lysM gene encoding peptidoglycan-binding protein LysM: MGLFDFVKEIGKKLFSGEAEAADKIKNHIEEANPGIQGLNVSFEDGVVSLSGQASSLEALEKAVLMAGNVQGVSEVRVQGLQAPPAEAKVEYYVIKKGDTLSAIAKQFLGNANDYPKIFEANREVIRDPNLIFVGQKIRIPLK; this comes from the coding sequence ATGGGACTTTTCGATTTTGTCAAGGAGATTGGGAAAAAGCTTTTCAGCGGTGAGGCGGAAGCTGCGGACAAGATCAAGAACCATATTGAAGAGGCAAACCCCGGGATCCAGGGACTGAATGTTTCCTTTGAAGACGGGGTGGTCTCTCTTTCCGGGCAGGCATCGAGCCTCGAGGCCCTGGAGAAGGCCGTCCTGATGGCCGGTAACGTGCAAGGCGTATCGGAGGTCAGGGTCCAAGGCCTCCAGGCCCCACCCGCGGAGGCCAAGGTGGAATACTACGTTATCAAAAAAGGGGATACGCTTTCGGCCATCGCCAAACAGTTTCTGGGGAATGCCAATGACTATCCGAAAATCTTCGAAGCCAACCGTGAGGTCATCCGCGATCCGAACCTCATCTTCGTCGGCCAGAAAATCCGCATTCCTCTGAAGTGA